One region of Parerythrobacter jejuensis genomic DNA includes:
- a CDS encoding MBL fold metallo-hydrolase — MPDSAISVATGQINDARARKALRPSIAGFFDEATNTVSYVVHDPATGEAAIVDSVLDYQAASGRTSYGSADRIIEYVKSHDLTVVWLIETHAHADHISAAPYLQEKLGGKLAIGAEIVRVQEVFGKLFNAGTDFERDGSQFDHLFTDGERFALGDITGIALHVPGHTPADMAFIIGDAAFVGDTIFMPDFGTARADFPGGDARQLFQSIRRLLSLPDETRLFLCHDYKAPGRDDYAWETTVGQQRRENIHVKDGVSEEDFVTMRTERDKALDMPKLIMPSVQVNIRGGHLPEPEDNGVSYIKIPVNAV, encoded by the coding sequence ATGCCGGACTCCGCTATCTCGGTGGCAACGGGTCAAATCAATGATGCTCGCGCGCGTAAGGCGCTCCGCCCTTCCATCGCGGGCTTTTTTGACGAAGCGACCAACACCGTCAGCTACGTCGTGCATGATCCGGCGACGGGCGAGGCGGCTATTGTCGACTCTGTGCTCGACTATCAGGCGGCGTCAGGGCGGACATCCTACGGCTCGGCTGATCGCATCATCGAATATGTGAAATCGCATGATCTGACAGTCGTTTGGCTGATCGAGACGCATGCCCATGCCGATCATATCTCGGCCGCGCCCTATTTGCAGGAGAAACTGGGCGGCAAACTCGCGATCGGGGCAGAGATTGTCCGGGTGCAGGAAGTGTTTGGCAAGTTGTTCAACGCGGGCACAGATTTCGAGCGTGACGGATCGCAGTTCGACCATCTGTTCACCGATGGCGAAAGGTTCGCACTCGGCGATATCACGGGCATTGCTCTGCATGTGCCGGGCCATACGCCCGCCGATATGGCGTTCATCATCGGCGACGCGGCATTTGTAGGTGATACGATTTTCATGCCCGATTTCGGCACCGCGCGGGCGGATTTTCCGGGTGGTGACGCACGGCAACTGTTCCAGTCGATCCGTCGCCTGCTCTCTTTGCCGGACGAAACGCGCTTGTTTCTGTGCCACGATTACAAGGCACCGGGCCGTGATGATTATGCGTGGGAAACCACCGTCGGCCAGCAACGGCGCGAGAACATCCATGTCAAGGATGGGGTCAGCGAAGAGGATTTTGTCACCATGCGAACTGAGCGGGACAAGGCGCTGGATATGCCGAAGCTGATTATGCCGTCGGTACAGGTCAATATCCGCGGGGGACACTTGCCGGAGCCGGAGGATAATGGCGTCAGCTACATCAAGATCCCGGTGAACGCGGTATGA